Proteins co-encoded in one Candidatus Nitrosacidococcus tergens genomic window:
- a CDS encoding ribulose-bisphosphate carboxylase large subunit translates to MATMAEGKERYKSGVIPYKNMGYWEPAYQPKDTDMIAMFRITPQTGIDPEEAAAAVAGESSTATWTVVWTDRLTACELYRAKAYRVDQVPNTGEGTKTEAQYFAYIAYDMDLFEPGSIANLTASIIGNVFGMKAVKALRLEDMRIPVAYLKTFQGPATGIVVERERLDKFGRPLLGATTKPKLGLSGRNYGRVVYEALKGGLDFVKDDENINSQPFMHWRDRFLYCMEAVNKASAATGEVKGHYLNVTAATMEDMYERAEFAKSLGSTIIMIDLVIGYTAIQSMAKWARKNDMILHLHRAGNSTYSRQKNHGMNFRVICKWMRMAGVDHIHAGTVVGKLEGDPLITRGFYDTLRETHVPENLQHGIFFDQDWASLNKVMPVASGGIHAGQMHQLLDYLGEDVVLQFGGGTIGHPQGIQAGAVANRVALEAMILARNEGRDYVKEGPQILEAAAKWCSPLRAALDTWKDITFNYESTDTADFVPTATGSV, encoded by the coding sequence ATGGCAACTATGGCCGAAGGAAAAGAGCGTTATAAATCTGGGGTTATCCCTTATAAAAACATGGGCTATTGGGAACCAGCATATCAGCCTAAAGATACAGATATGATTGCTATGTTTCGGATTACCCCACAAACAGGCATTGATCCAGAAGAAGCTGCTGCAGCAGTAGCTGGTGAATCTTCAACCGCAACTTGGACGGTAGTATGGACTGACCGTCTTACCGCTTGTGAGCTTTATCGTGCAAAAGCTTATCGAGTAGATCAAGTACCTAACACTGGAGAAGGTACTAAGACAGAAGCTCAGTACTTTGCCTATATCGCCTACGATATGGATTTATTTGAGCCAGGTTCCATTGCTAACTTAACTGCTTCTATTATTGGTAATGTATTCGGAATGAAGGCAGTAAAAGCCCTTCGTTTAGAAGATATGCGTATTCCTGTTGCTTACTTAAAGACTTTCCAAGGTCCAGCTACAGGTATCGTAGTAGAACGGGAGCGTTTAGATAAGTTTGGTCGCCCACTCCTTGGTGCTACTACTAAGCCAAAACTCGGTCTTTCTGGTCGTAACTATGGTCGTGTTGTCTATGAAGCCTTAAAAGGTGGCCTTGATTTTGTTAAAGACGATGAAAACATCAACTCCCAACCTTTCATGCACTGGCGTGATCGCTTCCTCTATTGCATGGAAGCTGTAAATAAAGCCTCTGCTGCTACTGGTGAAGTCAAAGGGCATTATCTCAACGTGACTGCTGCCACTATGGAAGATATGTATGAGCGTGCTGAATTTGCCAAATCCCTAGGTTCTACCATTATCATGATTGACTTAGTTATTGGCTATACAGCCATTCAATCCATGGCGAAATGGGCACGTAAGAATGACATGATTCTCCATCTCCATCGCGCTGGTAATTCTACCTATTCTCGCCAAAAAAATCATGGTATGAACTTCCGTGTGATCTGTAAATGGATGAGAATGGCAGGTGTGGATCATATCCATGCAGGGACTGTAGTAGGAAAACTCGAAGGTGATCCGCTTATCACTAGAGGATTCTATGATACCCTGCGTGAAACCCATGTCCCAGAAAATCTTCAGCATGGAATTTTCTTCGATCAGGATTGGGCTTCTTTAAACAAAGTCATGCCCGTAGCTTCCGGTGGTATCCATGCCGGTCAAATGCATCAACTTCTTGACTATCTTGGTGAAGATGTCGTACTTCAATTTGGTGGCGGTACTATTGGTCATCCACAAGGTATCCAAGCTGGAGCTGTTGCTAATCGTGTTGCTCTTGAAGCTATGATTTTGGCTCGTAATGAAGGTCGTGACTACGTCAAAGAAGGTCCACAAATCCTTGAAGCTGCTGCCAAGTGGTGTTCACCTCTTAGAGCTGCCCTGGATACTTGGAAAGATATTACCTTCAATTACGAATCCACTGATACTGCAGACTTTGTACCTACTGCTACTGGTAGCGTTTAA
- a CDS encoding ferritin-like domain-containing protein encodes MEGISLTDTALHCLTICDPERKINATQQVAQLWKEGKLTTSYSFTYNTQLTPGLPQNLRLVAPKYLSRRRLHSLEGRAAFIHAIAHIEFNAINLAWDAIYRFQGLPETFYSHWVQVAAEEAHHFYLLNIHLHSLGYQYGDFSAHNGLWEMAEKTAYDPMVRMALVPRVLEARGLDVTPSMIERLRAIEDLRAIAILEIIFRDEINHVAIGSYWFRYFCKIRNLNPEDTFFSLIKKFLKSSPKGVLNYDARLKAGFSEQELMILAQV; translated from the coding sequence ATGGAAGGAATATCCTTAACTGATACAGCACTTCACTGTCTTACCATTTGCGATCCTGAGAGAAAAATTAATGCTACTCAGCAAGTAGCACAGCTCTGGAAAGAAGGTAAATTAACTACTTCTTATTCATTCACTTATAATACTCAATTAACCCCAGGCTTACCTCAGAATCTACGCTTAGTTGCTCCAAAGTATCTATCTCGACGTAGGTTACACTCTCTTGAAGGGAGAGCCGCTTTTATCCATGCCATAGCACATATTGAATTTAATGCAATCAATCTAGCTTGGGATGCCATATATCGTTTTCAAGGATTACCTGAAACATTTTATAGTCATTGGGTACAAGTTGCAGCCGAAGAAGCTCATCATTTTTATTTACTAAATATACATTTACATTCACTAGGCTATCAGTATGGAGATTTTTCAGCTCATAATGGCCTTTGGGAAATGGCAGAAAAAACAGCTTATGATCCTATGGTTAGGATGGCACTTGTCCCAAGAGTATTGGAAGCAAGGGGGCTAGATGTAACCCCGAGCATGATAGAGCGTTTAAGAGCAATAGAAGATTTAAGAGCAATTGCTATTTTAGAAATTATCTTTCGAGACGAGATAAATCATGTAGCTATTGGGTCTTATTGGTTTCGATATTTTTGTAAAATACGTAATTTAAACCCCGAGGATACCTTTTTTAGCTTAATTAAGAAATTTCTTAAGAGTAGCCCTAAGGGGGTACTCAATTATGATGCAAGACTTAAAGCCGGGTTTTCTGAACAAGAATTGATGATTTTAGCACAAGTTTAG
- a CDS encoding glutathione S-transferase family protein — protein sequence MIKLYYSPGACSLAAHIVLEWIGEPYGAEAITIGSPQLIKLNPAGAVPVLDTGEGWTLTQSGAILKYLISRFPKSNLGSDSSLRGNADFDRWLLFMTGDLHPAFYPFYFPQRYTTSNDEEDLEIVRSAARKLIAKRYELLENHLDGKDHIVGNKRTAVDAYALPMLQWGNKALKDGIKPYPNLQRFHDALVQDSQVQQVLKIEGLI from the coding sequence ATGATTAAGCTTTATTATTCACCCGGTGCCTGCTCTTTAGCTGCTCATATTGTACTTGAGTGGATTGGAGAACCCTATGGAGCAGAAGCGATAACAATTGGTAGTCCACAACTTATTAAATTGAATCCTGCAGGTGCTGTGCCTGTATTAGATACAGGAGAAGGATGGACCTTAACTCAATCAGGCGCAATTCTTAAGTATTTAATTAGCCGCTTTCCTAAATCAAATTTAGGTTCTGACAGTTCTTTACGTGGAAATGCTGACTTTGATCGTTGGTTATTATTTATGACTGGGGATTTGCATCCTGCTTTTTATCCTTTTTACTTCCCTCAACGCTATACCACTTCTAACGATGAAGAGGATTTAGAAATTGTGCGATCCGCTGCAAGAAAGCTCATTGCCAAGCGTTATGAGTTACTTGAAAATCATCTTGATGGTAAAGATCATATTGTAGGGAATAAACGCACTGCAGTAGATGCTTATGCCCTTCCTATGCTCCAATGGGGCAATAAAGCACTAAAAGATGGGATTAAACCCTACCCTAACTTACAACGCTTTCATGATGCTTTAGTACAAGATAGTCAGGTACAACAAGTGCTTAAAATTGAAGGGTTAATTTAA
- a CDS encoding argininosuccinate synthase, with product MSTIRKVVLAYSGGLDTSVILKWLQETYQCEVITFTADIGQGEEVAPAQTKAENLGVKKIYIEDLREEFVKNYVFPMFRANTLYEGEYLLGTSIARPLIAKRLVEIAHETGADAISHGATGKGNDQVRFELGAYALSPNLKVIAPWREWNLTSREKLLAYADQHGISIEGKRKGKSPYSMDANLLHISYEGGLLEDPWCAPEESMWRWTTSPEQAPNQPDEIELEYRQGDIIKVNRESLSPAKVLETLNYLGNKHGIGRLDLVENRYVGMKSRGCYETPGGSIMLKAHRAIESLTLDREVAHLKDELMPRYANLIYNGYWWSPERKLLQQLIDSSQMTVSGLVSLKLYKGNVIVLGRQSKEHSLFMPKIATFEEDAGAYKQQDAEGFIKLNALRLRIEAMNKYQS from the coding sequence ATGTCCACTATTCGTAAAGTTGTATTAGCTTATTCAGGAGGACTAGACACCTCTGTTATTCTAAAATGGTTACAAGAAACCTATCAATGCGAAGTAATTACTTTTACTGCAGACATTGGCCAAGGTGAAGAAGTAGCACCTGCGCAAACAAAGGCTGAAAATCTTGGAGTAAAAAAAATCTATATTGAAGATTTACGAGAGGAATTTGTTAAGAATTATGTTTTCCCCATGTTTCGAGCGAATACTTTATACGAAGGGGAGTATTTATTAGGCACCTCTATTGCTCGACCTTTAATTGCTAAAAGACTAGTAGAAATTGCTCACGAAACTGGCGCTGATGCAATTTCACACGGGGCTACGGGTAAAGGAAATGATCAAGTACGCTTTGAGTTAGGTGCTTATGCCCTATCTCCTAATCTTAAAGTAATTGCCCCTTGGCGAGAATGGAACTTAACATCAAGAGAGAAATTACTTGCCTATGCAGATCAGCACGGAATATCTATTGAAGGAAAGCGGAAAGGAAAATCCCCTTATTCTATGGATGCAAATTTATTGCATATTTCCTATGAAGGCGGGTTATTAGAAGATCCTTGGTGTGCCCCTGAAGAATCTATGTGGCGCTGGACTACTTCTCCAGAACAGGCACCAAATCAGCCAGATGAAATAGAGCTGGAATATCGACAAGGGGATATTATTAAGGTTAATAGAGAATCTCTAAGTCCTGCTAAAGTATTAGAAACCCTAAATTACTTAGGAAATAAACATGGAATTGGCCGGTTAGATTTAGTAGAAAATAGATATGTAGGAATGAAATCCCGAGGTTGCTATGAAACTCCTGGGGGTAGCATTATGCTAAAAGCCCATCGAGCAATTGAGTCTTTAACTCTAGATAGGGAAGTAGCCCATCTTAAAGATGAGCTTATGCCACGGTATGCAAACCTAATTTACAATGGATATTGGTGGTCGCCTGAACGAAAATTATTACAGCAGCTTATTGATTCTTCTCAAATGACTGTAAGCGGGCTTGTATCTCTAAAATTGTATAAGGGCAATGTGATTGTGTTAGGACGGCAATCAAAAGAACATAGCTTGTTTATGCCGAAAATTGCAACTTTTGAGGAAGATGCAGGTGCTTATAAGCAACAAGATGCTGAAGGTTTTATTAAGCTTAATGCACTGCGACTACGCATTGAGGCAATGAATAAGTATCAATCTTAA
- a CDS encoding PEP-CTERM sorting domain-containing protein has translation MKLSKISAALTLSTALAMSAHAAPLVQNGDFSNGQELANWTVTGGNTFWYSGATSATSSSTTGALQQGVTSPPSSSGTFVGLEGGSSKNSEGASIEQTINGLTPGQTYVVSFDFGVAQLQSDTGETTGYLNVSLGTDVQNTKGAMTMTGSMSGMSGMSGMSGMGSMDIPMGNYPMSMNMTPSYDANDLTQARFSDWMSQSLTFNATASSENLTFTAVGGEGAVQSPPMVLLANVNISVPEPSMMMLFGAGLFGLALFTHRRTIDLL, from the coding sequence ATGAAATTATCAAAAATATCTGCTGCGCTTACCTTGAGTACAGCACTTGCAATGAGTGCTCATGCTGCTCCTCTCGTACAAAATGGGGACTTCTCCAATGGTCAAGAGCTTGCTAATTGGACTGTAACTGGTGGTAATACGTTTTGGTATTCAGGTGCAACATCAGCGACTAGTAGTTCTACTACAGGAGCACTGCAACAAGGAGTCACTTCACCACCTAGCAGCTCTGGAACATTTGTAGGCTTAGAAGGAGGTAGTTCAAAGAATAGTGAAGGTGCTAGCATTGAGCAAACAATAAACGGTTTAACGCCAGGTCAAACTTATGTGGTTAGTTTCGATTTTGGAGTAGCTCAACTGCAAAGCGATACCGGAGAAACGACTGGTTACCTTAATGTAAGCCTAGGCACGGATGTTCAAAATACTAAAGGGGCAATGACAATGACGGGAAGTATGAGCGGTATGAGTGGTATGAGTGGTATGAGTGGTATGGGCAGCATGGATATTCCGATGGGTAACTATCCTATGAGTATGAATATGACTCCCTCATATGATGCGAATGATCTAACGCAGGCTAGATTTAGTGACTGGATGAGTCAATCTCTTACTTTCAATGCAACAGCCAGCTCGGAGAATTTAACCTTCACTGCTGTGGGTGGAGAAGGAGCTGTGCAGTCACCGCCAATGGTTTTATTAGCTAATGTGAATATATCGGTTCCAGAACCTTCTATGATGATGCTATTTGGTGCTGGGTTATTTGGACTAGCCCTCTTTACTCACCGCCGTACTATTGATTTATTATAA
- the purB gene encoding adenylosuccinate lyase, whose translation MDYSPLTALSPIDGRYASKVDKLRPIFSEYGLLRYRVIVEIKWLILLSNCNEIYEVPKLSRDSEQFLTAIIDNFSEQQAQRIKEIEKITNHDVKAVEYCLKEQFKNCPELLNISEFIHFACTSEDINNLAYGLMLKDGLGQVIFLQMELLIEQIQDLAHRYQQISMLARTHGQPASPTTLGKEMSNFAYRLILQYEKIKEISIYGKINGATGNYNAHQVAYPEINWLELSHNFITQLGLSWNQYTTQIEPHDYMGEIFHGISRFNSILLDFCRDIWGYIALGYFKQKVIENEVGSSTMPHKVNPIDFENAEGNIGIANAIFTYLAEKLPISRWQRDLSDSTVLRNLGVGFAHSLVAYQATLRGIQKLEAHQIQMDNDLEANWEVLSEAIQTVMRRYGIPEPYEKLKQVTRGKKITLPHLQEFISSLDLPLDTKERLLKLTPHNYIGYAAQLAKEI comes from the coding sequence ATGGATTATTCACCTCTCACTGCCCTATCCCCTATTGATGGTCGTTATGCTAGTAAAGTAGATAAATTACGTCCAATTTTTAGCGAGTACGGGTTATTACGCTATCGAGTCATTGTAGAAATAAAATGGCTTATTTTATTGAGTAATTGTAATGAAATTTATGAAGTACCTAAATTGAGTAGAGATTCTGAGCAATTTCTCACTGCTATTATTGATAATTTTTCAGAGCAACAAGCACAACGGATTAAAGAAATAGAAAAAATCACAAACCATGATGTTAAAGCAGTAGAATATTGCTTAAAAGAGCAGTTTAAAAACTGTCCTGAATTACTCAATATTAGTGAATTTATCCATTTTGCTTGTACTTCCGAGGATATTAATAATCTTGCTTATGGGTTGATGCTTAAGGATGGTCTAGGGCAAGTTATCTTTCTTCAAATGGAGCTGCTTATTGAGCAGATTCAGGATCTCGCTCATCGCTATCAACAAATTTCTATGCTTGCACGTACCCATGGTCAGCCAGCATCACCTACTACTTTAGGTAAAGAAATGAGCAATTTTGCTTATCGCCTTATATTACAATATGAGAAGATCAAAGAAATTTCAATTTACGGAAAGATTAATGGAGCAACAGGTAATTACAATGCCCATCAAGTGGCTTACCCTGAAATCAACTGGCTTGAATTAAGCCATAATTTTATAACTCAGCTAGGGCTTTCTTGGAATCAGTACACTACTCAAATTGAACCCCATGATTACATGGGGGAAATTTTTCATGGTATCAGTCGATTTAATAGTATTTTACTTGATTTTTGTCGGGATATTTGGGGTTATATTGCATTAGGTTACTTTAAACAAAAAGTAATAGAAAATGAGGTAGGGTCCTCTACTATGCCCCATAAAGTCAATCCTATTGATTTTGAAAATGCAGAAGGCAATATTGGTATTGCTAATGCCATTTTTACTTACCTAGCTGAAAAATTACCCATCTCTCGTTGGCAGCGAGATCTCTCCGATTCTACCGTACTTAGGAACTTAGGGGTAGGATTTGCTCATTCTTTAGTAGCTTATCAAGCTACGCTTAGAGGAATACAAAAACTAGAAGCTCACCAAATACAAATGGATAATGATCTGGAGGCAAATTGGGAAGTTTTATCTGAAGCAATCCAAACTGTAATGCGTCGTTATGGAATTCCAGAACCCTATGAGAAGCTTAAGCAAGTCACTCGAGGAAAAAAAATAACCCTACCTCATCTACAGGAATTTATTTCTAGTTTAGATTTACCATTAGATACTAAAGAGCGATTGCTTAAACTCACCCCTCATAATTATATTGGTTATGCAGCACAGCTAGCAAAAGAAATTTAG
- a CDS encoding DUF2959 domain-containing protein → MNQVRYFNIIAITLFLMGCETVYYNTMEKFGVQKRDILTSRVEKVRDAQVDAKDQFQSALEQFSSVVNFDGGDLEVMYKKMNGEYEDSEAKAKKVNNRIKSVENVADALFAEWEGELEQYSNASLKAQSRQELIETRAHYEKLLQSMKRAAAKMDPVLTTFHDQVLFLKHNLNAKAIASLQGSLDGIKTDVTKLVSEMEAAIDEANSFIQTYEAQNKKESK, encoded by the coding sequence ATGAATCAAGTCCGCTATTTTAATATTATTGCTATTACCCTATTTCTCATGGGTTGTGAGACTGTTTATTACAACACTATGGAGAAATTTGGTGTTCAAAAACGGGATATTCTCACTAGTCGAGTTGAAAAAGTAAGAGATGCCCAAGTAGATGCCAAGGATCAGTTTCAATCAGCCCTCGAGCAATTTTCTTCTGTCGTCAATTTTGATGGAGGGGATTTAGAGGTGATGTATAAAAAAATGAATGGAGAATATGAAGATAGCGAAGCAAAGGCTAAAAAAGTCAATAATCGAATTAAATCTGTTGAAAACGTTGCCGATGCTCTATTTGCAGAATGGGAAGGGGAATTAGAGCAATATAGTAACGCCTCGCTAAAAGCACAAAGTAGACAAGAGCTCATTGAAACTCGAGCTCATTATGAAAAGTTGCTGCAATCTATGAAACGGGCAGCAGCAAAAATGGATCCAGTGCTTACTACCTTTCATGATCAAGTACTTTTTTTAAAGCATAATTTAAATGCAAAAGCGATCGCTTCTTTACAAGGCAGTTTAGATGGAATCAAAACCGATGTAACTAAATTAGTTAGCGAAATGGAAGCAGCGATTGATGAGGCCAATAGCTTTATTCAAACCTATGAAGCTCAAAATAAGAAAGAGAGTAAATAA
- a CDS encoding pirin family protein, whose product MKQRQVMQTVQGQSTYDGAGVHINRVMGTSQLLQLDPFLLLDEFKSDNPNDYIAGFPDHPHRGFETVTYMLAGRMRHGDNQGNQGLLTAGSVQWMTAGRGIVHSEMPEQEDGLLWGFQLWVNLPAQDKMTIPRYQDIQSDRIPVFKENKAKIKVIAGEISGHTGPVDAPTTQPIYLDIELSPHTSHTIALSNHYNAFIYVYVGIAQVGTPAKVINQGTLAVLDSGNTITVTTTDESARLLLIAGQPLKEPIVRYGPFVMNSKEEIQQALADYQSGTL is encoded by the coding sequence ATGAAGCAGCGACAGGTAATGCAAACTGTACAAGGGCAATCGACTTACGATGGTGCTGGAGTACATATCAATCGAGTAATGGGTACATCCCAATTACTTCAATTAGATCCGTTTTTATTATTGGATGAATTTAAATCTGACAATCCTAATGATTATATTGCAGGGTTTCCCGATCATCCTCATAGAGGATTTGAAACTGTCACTTATATGCTTGCAGGACGAATGCGTCACGGAGATAATCAGGGGAATCAAGGGCTACTTACTGCCGGGAGTGTGCAGTGGATGACAGCAGGTCGTGGTATTGTACACTCAGAAATGCCAGAACAAGAAGATGGCTTACTTTGGGGTTTTCAGCTTTGGGTCAATTTACCAGCTCAAGATAAGATGACAATTCCCCGATACCAAGATATTCAATCAGATCGTATTCCTGTTTTTAAAGAAAATAAGGCAAAAATTAAAGTCATTGCAGGGGAAATAAGTGGACATACAGGACCTGTGGATGCACCTACTACCCAGCCTATTTATTTAGATATAGAGCTCTCACCTCATACAAGCCATACTATAGCTTTATCTAATCACTACAATGCATTTATTTATGTCTATGTAGGTATTGCTCAAGTAGGTACACCTGCTAAAGTGATAAATCAAGGTACTCTTGCTGTGCTTGATTCAGGCAATACAATCACTGTAACTACAACAGATGAATCTGCTCGGTTATTACTCATTGCAGGTCAACCACTTAAAGAACCTATTGTGCGCTATGGACCATTCGTGATGAATAGTAAAGAGGAAATTCAGCAGGCACTTGCAGATTATCAATCAGGTACTTTATAA
- the cbbX gene encoding CbbX protein, with protein sequence MSNDNKNTSTVLAENSSVDLDAEFKSSNIQEVLDRLDKELIGLKPIKTRIREIAALLLVDRLRKQFELISETPTLHMNFTGNPGTGKTTVALRMGEILKRLGYVREGHLITVTRDDLVGQYIGHTAPKTKEVIKKAMGGVLFIDEAYYLYKPENERDYGQESIEILLQVMENNRDDLVVILAGYKDKMDRFFLSNPGMRSRIAHHLDFPDYTPEELMAIAKIMLANQNYRFSAEGEQAFAEYIPERMKLEHFSNARSIRNALDRARLRQANRLFASRSKKLNKIDLITIEAEDIRASRILR encoded by the coding sequence ATGAGTAATGATAATAAAAATACAAGTACGGTTTTAGCTGAAAATTCATCGGTGGACTTAGATGCTGAATTTAAATCCTCTAATATCCAAGAGGTTTTGGATCGGCTCGATAAAGAATTAATTGGCTTAAAACCAATTAAAACTCGTATTCGTGAAATTGCTGCTCTTTTACTTGTAGATCGACTACGTAAACAATTTGAGCTTATCTCTGAAACGCCCACCTTGCATATGAACTTTACTGGTAATCCAGGCACCGGAAAAACCACCGTAGCACTAAGAATGGGAGAAATCTTAAAAAGGTTGGGTTATGTAAGAGAAGGTCACTTAATTACTGTAACTCGAGATGATCTCGTAGGTCAATATATTGGGCATACTGCCCCAAAAACTAAAGAAGTCATTAAAAAAGCAATGGGCGGTGTGCTGTTTATTGACGAAGCCTACTATCTTTATAAACCAGAAAATGAGCGGGATTATGGCCAAGAATCCATCGAAATTTTATTGCAAGTAATGGAAAACAACCGAGATGACTTAGTTGTTATTCTTGCAGGTTATAAGGATAAAATGGATCGATTCTTTTTAAGTAATCCAGGAATGCGTTCTCGAATTGCCCACCATCTAGATTTCCCTGATTATACTCCAGAAGAGCTGATGGCGATTGCTAAAATTATGCTAGCTAACCAAAATTATCGTTTTAGTGCTGAAGGGGAACAAGCATTTGCAGAATATATTCCAGAGCGGATGAAACTTGAACACTTTTCAAATGCTAGATCTATTCGTAACGCTCTTGATCGTGCTCGCCTTCGTCAAGCTAATCGATTATTTGCCTCTCGTAGTAAGAAGCTAAACAAGATTGATTTAATTACTATTGAAGCAGAAGATATACGAGCTAGCCGTATTCTACGATAA
- a CDS encoding PEP-CTERM sorting domain-containing protein — protein MKLSKISAALTLSTALAMSTHAAPINLVQNGDFSQTDLNENPVAAPTQFGTGSGNGYRASNFITDWAGNNGYEIWYPDATSATTVNATGEWTSTGKEKLWAVTPPPNGTNTFVALDGGTPSSISQQIDDLVVGQTYTLTFDWGAAQMQSRTGNTTEQLAVALSNNPLMPGISQPQVQYTAKIPNLSEGFTGWQFATMQFTANATTQTLSFLSIGTPVGLPPMAVLTNVSLTPVSHVPEPSVMMLFGAGLFGLALFTHRRTIDLL, from the coding sequence ATGAAATTATCAAAAATATCTGCTGCACTTACCTTGAGTACAGCACTTGCAATGAGCACTCATGCTGCTCCTATCAATTTAGTGCAAAATGGGGATTTCTCTCAAACGGATTTAAACGAAAATCCTGTAGCTGCTCCTACGCAGTTTGGCACTGGAAGCGGTAATGGCTATAGAGCATCTAACTTTATTACAGATTGGGCGGGAAACAATGGCTATGAGATCTGGTATCCAGATGCAACATCAGCGACTACTGTAAACGCCACTGGAGAATGGACGAGTACTGGGAAAGAAAAATTATGGGCAGTTACTCCACCACCCAATGGTACAAATACGTTTGTTGCTTTAGATGGTGGGACTCCATCTAGTATTAGTCAGCAAATAGATGACCTAGTAGTAGGTCAGACTTATACTCTTACTTTTGATTGGGGTGCAGCTCAAATGCAAAGCCGTACTGGCAATACCACTGAGCAACTTGCAGTTGCCCTAAGTAATAATCCACTTATGCCTGGTATATCTCAACCCCAGGTTCAGTATACTGCTAAGATCCCTAATCTTAGCGAAGGGTTTACTGGTTGGCAGTTTGCGACCATGCAATTTACAGCAAATGCAACAACCCAAACATTAAGTTTTCTTTCTATAGGTACGCCAGTCGGACTTCCTCCTATGGCAGTATTAACAAATGTATCTCTGACGCCTGTTTCTCATGTGCCAGAGCCTTCTGTGATGATGCTATTTGGTGCTGGGTTATTTGGACTAGCCCTCTTTACTCACCGCCGTACTATTGATTTATTATAA
- a CDS encoding ribulose bisphosphate carboxylase small subunit yields MMTNHGNRLTQGQFSFLPDLTDDQILSQIKYALKNDWAVNIEYTDDPHPRNTYWELFGLPMFDLKDPAGILMEINECRKTFPNHYIRVTAYNSNRGTESPAMSYIVNRPKNEPGFSLVRQEWEGRKVRYTVSSYATQKPEGERY; encoded by the coding sequence ATGATGACCAATCACGGGAATCGTCTCACTCAAGGGCAGTTTTCTTTTCTGCCTGATTTAACTGACGATCAAATTTTATCCCAAATCAAATATGCCCTAAAGAACGATTGGGCAGTAAACATAGAGTATACCGATGATCCTCATCCTCGTAATACTTATTGGGAATTATTCGGCTTACCCATGTTTGATCTTAAAGATCCTGCCGGAATCTTAATGGAGATCAACGAGTGCCGTAAGACTTTCCCTAATCACTATATTCGGGTAACCGCCTATAATAGCAATCGAGGTACTGAATCTCCTGCTATGTCCTATATTGTCAACCGTCCTAAGAATGAGCCTGGATTTAGTTTGGTACGGCAAGAATGGGAAGGACGCAAAGTCCGCTATACCGTCAGTAGTTATGCTACCCAAAAGCCAGAAGGCGAACGGTATTAA